The uncultured Mailhella sp. genome segment AAAACCTTCTCTGCCTTTTCATTCCCCGCGTCCTTGCCCTCCGTCCCCCGCACATCTGGAAATATTTTCCTTTAACACGACTGTCCTGCGCAGGCCGGACAGGAGTCGGCCACCGCAGGTGGGAGCGACATGCGAGAGCTTCGGCATCCGCCACGTCCCGTTTGCGCAAGACACGCCGGGCGGCCTTCGGGACTTGCACGACGGGCATTGCGTTTAACGCCGGAAGTGAATTCCGGCTACTTTGCCCGTCGGCCGGGCTCCTGACGTCGCCGGGGCCCCAGTGCGTTGAAAAAACGCCTTCTGGAATACACTCCCCCCTTCGCCCTCTGCTTCGGGCATAATCTTCCCGTTCACCCTGTCCTGCCGAACCGGCGAAGCCGGGAGGCAGAATCAGGGGGGTGCGGGGGGAATTATTTCCCCCGCATGCCTTTTCTGCCTTTCCGAGCGAAAAAAACGCGGACCGGGGCGAGCCGATCCGCGCTGGTTGCCGGATGTAGGGGGGGGGGAGAATCAGCGTCGGACGCTGACGAGGTAGAGTCTGCCTACGGCGATGAGGAGCAGGACGGTATCGGGGCCCCAGGCGGCCATGAAGGGGGGGAGGGCTCCGCGCTGGCCCAGGGATTCGCCGAACATGGTGAGGGCGTACATGATGAAGGTACCCGCCATGCTGATGGCCACGGCGATGTAGATATTGGGAAAGCGGGAAACGATGGCAGCGCCGAGCACGGCCATGACCACGAGGGAGACGGCGTAGGCGATTTTTCCGTGCCACACGGTGCGCAGTCCGTCCACGTTGGAGCCTGCCGCGCCGAGCTGGTTGATGGCGTCGCCGAGCTGCCAGAGCGGGAGCTGCTGCAGGTTGTTGGATTCCGTGGAGAAGAAGAGTTCCGGATCCTGATGCAGGGGCAGTTCCAGTCGGGGAAGGCTTTCTCTCTGATAGGTATCGGGATAGAGGCGCACGGCGTCGGCGGCCACCCATCCGTTTTCGCTGCCCTTCACGCGGGGGGCGCGCACGATGACGTCCACGTCGGAACCGCCGTCCCGGACGTGGAAGGCGGAAAAGCCGGAACCTTCGCCGTCGGCTCTGAGCGTTTTCACGGACACGGTCCAGCCGCTTTCCATGAACCACACGTCGTCGAGGGTACGGTCGTCGAGGTTCTTCTTGCGCACCTCTTCCTGCCATATCTGCTGGGAATAGCGTTCGCCCTGCACGGCGAGCAGCTGAGAGCAGCAGAACTGCACGACGCCCCAGAACACGCCGCACATGACCAGAATGACGGCCACTGTGGCAAAGGAAATGCCGCCGGCGTGGAGGGCCGTGAGTTCACGGCTGCCGCCCATGAGGCAGAGGGTGACCACGGTGGCCAGCAGGAACACGGCGGGCAGGATCTGCGCGATGATGGAAGGCAGGCGCACGCCGAAGTACTGGAGCACCAGACCTATGCCGGAGCCCGCTTCAATGAAGATGTCCACGCGTTCCACGATGTCGGTGAGCAGGTAGATGCCCACGCCGAGGCCCATGATGAGCAGCAGCAGGCGGGCGTGCCGCAGGAAGATGTATCGGAAAAGCAGGCTCATTGCTCGGCCTCCTTCTTCTTTTTGCGGCTCTTGCGGGAATTCCAGTATTCGGTGATGCGCGGCATGCGCTCCTGTGCGGCGAGCCGCAGGCCGTAGAGGCCCATCAGCAGAAAGACCGCGTTGGGAACCCACAGGCCGATGGCCGGATCAAGATCGCCGCTTTCGCCGAGACTGATGCCCAGCATGAGCAGGCTGTAATACACGAGGAACAGAAGCAGCGCCATGAGCACGCCGGTCTGCTGCTTGAGGCCCTGAAACGACGTGGCAATGGGTATGACGAAGATGCACAGCACCACGCAGGCGATGGGAAACACGTGACGCTTGTGCCGTTCCACCACTATTTTGCGGGCCATGCGCGGATCGGTCTTCTGGAGCTCGCGTTCGTTCTGGGTGTCGTAGAGGCGGGCCCAGGTGTATTCCTTGGGCTTGACCGGGCCCATGTCCACGCCCTGGAACAGAGAGTCGAAGCTCAGGCGCACGGCGTATTCCTGAAAGCCCATGACCGAGAGCGCATTATCCTTTTCGGTGTAGCTGCGGCCGTTCTTGAGCAGAAAGATGAGTTCGCCGTTTTCGTAGTCGGCGTCGAGGCTGCCGTCGGGAGCAAGAATGGTCATGGTGGTGTCGGCGGCGCGCCGGTCTTCGACCATCACGCCGGCCATGGTGCCGGTGACGGGATCCACCTTGCGCGCAAACATGACCATGTTGGGCACGTCCTTGTTGAATACGCCGGGCTGCACCACCACGCGGGCGCTGCTGCTCGCGATGTCCAGCACTTCGGAACGAAAATGTCCCATGCCCCAGGCCTGCCAGTACACGGAAATCCAGAAGCCGAGCAGCGCGCAGAGCACGGAAAAGAGGAGCGGCGCGGGCAGCATCTGATACAGGCTCACGCCGCCCGCCTTGAGGGCGACGAGTTCCCTGTCTGTGCTCATGCGCAAAAAGGTGAGGAAGACCGCCAGCATGCAGGCGATGGGGCAGATGATGAGCAGAAAGAACGGGCTCAGATATCCGAACAGGCGCAGGGTATCCCAGATGCTCAGCTCAAGACCGAGGAGCATGTCGCGCAGCTGGAGCGCGCGGCCCATGAGGATGAACAGCAGGAGCACGGCCATGGACAGAAAAAACGTCTTGGCGTGCTCCAGGAACAGGCGTCGCTGGAGAAGATTCATGCGACGCCCTCGTCGGACTTGAGCGAAAGCAGTCTTTCCAGCGCCTCCTGATCGAGGGGCGAAAGATTGAAGCGCGCGCCGGCGCTGTCCAGAAGCTCGGCGGCGTCCGCGCCGGGGCAGTCGCGTCTGCGTTCCAGAATATAGGCAAGGGCGCGGCGTATCAGTTCTTCGTGCTGCATAACGGTGGCCATAGGCGTCTCCCCATGCGTCAGTCTTCGGCCGCGGCGGGACGCCGCAGCGGAACCAACCCATGATAACCCTTTTCGGAAAAATGATGAAGCGGGAAAAGCCCCTCTTCCCCGGCGGAAAAAACTCCGCGCTGAAGGACATCCGGGAAGCGGACCTGCACATGCCGGAAGCCTCGCACTGCGGGAGTCCGGGCCCGGGGCGCGCACGGCCCGCGCCGGAACATTGCCGCCCGCGTTCCGCCCGCGTCGTCGGCGTCCGACGCTTCCCGAAACGCGGATGAGGCCTCGCCGCAGAACGAGCCTGACGCCCGAACGCCGGATGCCGCACGCCGGGCATTTGCGCCGCGCGAAAGCGCCTTCCGCCGCCCGGGCATCCCACGCGGGAGACGCTCAAAGCAGCGCAGAGAGCGGAGCGCCAAGGCTGTCTCAGTGCCGCCCGCTCACGCCTTCCGCCGGAACATTGCCGCCGGACTCTCCTGCGGGCAGGATGCTCCCGCCGAAGGGCGATCAGGCAGGCCCTCGACGACGACACGCCGGGCGTCCGAGGAGGGGGATCCTTCCGCCCGCGTCTGCCGACAACGGGCAAGGCAGACAAGACTGCGCGGGGCATCGACGTTTTGCAGGACCGACGCCCGGGCGCAGCATCGTCCGCGGCCGAGGAGATGCGTCCCTCATGCCGCGGAGAGTCGGCCCCGCCTCCGGGAACAGGCCCGGGAGGCGGGGCATCCGAGTGCCGAAATCAGTCCAGCACCACCATCTCGTTGGGCTCGATCACCAGCGGACGGCAGGTCGGAGCAAATTCCTTCAGCGATTCCACGAACAGATCGGCGTTCTGCGCCAGCACCGGGAAGGTGCGGTAGTGCATGGGCATGGCCACGGGCGCGCCGAGCAGGCCCGCCGCCTTGGCGGCCAGCTTGCCGTCCATGGTGAACACGCCGCCGATGGGCAGCAGCGCAAGATCAAGATTGAAGCGGTCGGCAATGAGCGTCATGTCGCCGAACAGGCCGGTGTCGCCGGCGTGGTACACGGTGTGTCCGCCCGGCATTTCCACCACATATCCCACAGGAGAGCCCATGGCCGCGGAATGGAACGCCTGCGTCATGGTGAGCCTGGTTCCCTTGAATTCCAGCGTGCCGTCCACGTTGCCGCCCATGCCGTAGTTGATGATCTGACCTTCCGGCACGCCGCGTTCGCGGAAGTAGCCCACAAGGTCGGCGATGCAGTACAGCATGGCTCCGGTGGTGCGCACGATTTCCACGGTCTGCCCCATGTGATCGCCGTGATCGTGCGTCAGGGCCACAATGTCGGGACGGGGGATTTCGCGCCAGTCGGGCGCAAAGCGATTGCCTTCAAAAAACGGATCGAAAAGAACGGACACGCCGTTTTCACTGAGCATGACGTTGGAATGGCCATACCAGGTAATATGCAGCTGAGACATGATTCCTCCACGGGTAAGGGGGAAAGGGAAGAAGCAACTTCCCGAGGACTCCTCCGCAAAAACGAAGGGGACGGAAACGGTTTTTTCCTTTTAATATCACCTCGGCTCACGGTCAAGCCGTAAGCGGCCCCCGAGCCTTGACAAAAATCCCGACGCCGGGCAACTCTCGAAGGGCTTCGCAGCGCACGGAGTTCATCTCCGGGCCGCGCCGCTTCCGAGCGGCCCTGCCGCGACGCAAGGAGTTCGCCATGCGCCCAGTTCTTCCCCTGCTTCTCACGCTTCTGCTCTGCCTTCCCCTTTCCGCCCGCGCCTTCGACGACGGTGTGGATTCCCTCAAGTTTTCCGCGCCCGACGGCTTCACCGAACTCACCGATCGCGAGTCCGACCTTTTTCTCGACACCGAAAAAAACGCCGTGCGTCACGGTCGGCTCGTGAAGATGTATCTGCCGCAGTACATGGCGCATCAGTACCGCTACGGCAGCCGCGACGCCGTCACGAGGCAGGTGCTCATCTGCGCCATGGAAGGCCAGAACCGCCCCCTGGATCAGAAGGACGCCGAACTGCTGGCCCGCTCCACGGAAGGACTTTTCATCGGCTTTTCGCGCATACCGCGCAGCCGCACCGACACCCCGGCGCAGGAGCTGGAAAACCGTCAGAAGGCCCTCGAACGCGCGCTCTCCACGGGCACGCCCCTGCTGGTGGATTCCGTGCGCACGTCGAGCGCGTTTCTGTACACCAGTCTCATCCACTTTAATATGATGGAACGCGGCCCCAAAAGCTGGCTTTCCACGGCCGTGGCCACCGCCGTGGTTCCCGTGAAGGACACCGTGCTCTTCGTCACCGTCAGCTCCATTCTCGGCAACGACGCCCCCGAACCCCACCTCGACTGGGTGAAGGAAACCGCCACCTCCTTCGCCGACATGATCGTGCGCGGCAACAAGCCAGAAAAAAAATAATCCCGCGCGGACAGCGAATCGTTCCGACGGCGACGTTTTCGACGACGGCGGCCCGGCAGACGCCTCTTCCGCGAGCAGACGAATTTTCTCCCCGCAGAGGCCCCGCTCTCACGCAAAGGAACCTCCCGCCCGGCAAACGCGCCTTCTCCCCGCAAGCAGTCCCCCGCCCGCAGAGGCCGCGCGACGCCCGCCTCACGCTGCCGCCTCTTCCGCGCAACGCCTTTCCCGCCGCAGCTCCCTCTGCCGCCAAAAAATCCCCCGCGGGCAGACACTCCCCGCAACGCGCCCTGCCGACGTCTCTCCCGTCCCCGTTCCCCCGCCGCCGACACTGTCCCGCGCACGCCGCCCGGAAAACACTTGCCTTGCAGGGAAAAATAGGATAGACACCACAAGTTACACATAATGCACACATCGGCAGCGGCCAGGGTTCCCGGAGACGAAGGGCGTCAACGGGTGAAGGGCCAGGGGTCGATGTGGAAGACAAACCCTTTTTTCTCAAGGAGAATTACCATGGCTTACGTCAGCATGAAACAGATGCTGGAAACCGGCGTGCATTTCGGTCATCAGACCCGTCGCTGGAACCCCAAGATGCGCCCCTTCATCTTCGGCGCCCGCAACGGCATCCATATCATCGACCTCCAGCAGACTGTGAAGCTGTTCCGCACCGCCCATGACAAGATCGTGGAAACCGTGGCCAACGGCGGCAAGGTGCTCTTCATCGGCACCAAGCGCCAGGCTCAGGAAGCCGTGGCCGCCGAAGCCTCCCGCGCCGGTCAGCCCTACGTGACCAACCGCTGGATGGGCGGCACCCTCACCAACTTCGTGACCATTCAGAAGAGCATCGAACGTCTGAAGAAGCTCGAAGCCATGTTCGCCGACGGTTCCGTGAACCGCTATCAGAAGAAGGAAATCCTCAGCTTCCAGCGCGAGCTCGACAAGCTGAATCTGACCCTCGGCGGCATCAAGGACATGGACAGCCTTCCCCAGCTCGTGTTCATCATCGACCCGCATCGTGAAGAGATCGCCGTGAAGGAATGCCGCAAGCTCGGCATCCCGATCGTGGCCGTCACCGACACCAACTGCGATCCCGACGTCATCGACTACATCATTCCCGGCAACGACGACGCCATCCGCGCCATCAAGCTGTTCGTGAACGCCATGGCCGAAGCCTGCCTCGAAGGCGCCGCCCAGAGCAAGGAAGTGGCCGATCCCGAAGCTGCCATGCAGAAGGCCGCCGAAACGGCCGAAGCCGCTGAATAACCCCTTTTATTTGCAAGGAGCATAACAATGGCTATTACCGCTGCCATGGTGAAGGAGCTGCGCGACAAGACCGGCGCCGGCATGATGGATTGCAAGAAGGCTCTCACCGAATGTGAAGCCGACGTGGAAAAGGCGCTCGACTGGCTGCGTCAGAAGGGCCTGTCCAAGGCCGCCAAGCGCGCCGACCGCGCCACCTCCGAAGGCGTGATCGCCTCCGCCACCAGCGCCGACGGCAAGGTTTCCGCCATCGTTGAAGTGATGACCGAAACCGACTTCGTGGCCCGCGGCGAAAAGTTCCAGGACTTCGCCAAGCACGTGGCCCAGGAAGTGGCCGCGAACAACCCCGAAAACCTCGACGCCTTCCAGGACAGCATGAACGAGCTGGCCGCCTCCACCGGCGAAAAGACCGTGCTCGGCCGCTTCGTGCGCATGAGCATTGAAGGCGAAGGCGTCATCGGCACCTACGTGCACTCCAACGGCAAGCTCGCCGTACTCGTCGAAGTGGACACCGACAAGCCCGCCGACGCCGCCGTGGCCGACTTCGCCAAGAACGTGGCCATGCAGATTGCCGCTTCCAACCCCCTCGCCCTCGACGCCGACAGCCTCGATCCCGCGCTGCTCGAACGCGAACGCGAAGTGTATCGTCAGAAGGCCCTTGCCGAAGGCAAGCCCGAGAAGATCATCGACAAGATCGCCGAAGGCGCCGTGAAGAAGTACTGCAAGGAAGTCTGCCTGCTCGATCAGCCCTACATCCGCGACGACAAGATGAGCGTGCAGGACCTTCTGAAGGCCACCGCCAAGGCCGCCGGCTGCTCCATCTCGATCAGCAAGTTCGTCCGCATCCAGCTCGGCGCGTAATCGGGCCCGTGTTCGCGACTTTTATGGAAAAGTCGCGCTGCCGAGCTTGAATCCGACAAGAGTTCAGGATACAAGGGGAGAGAACATTCTCTCCCCTTTTTTATGCCCTTTTTACGGATCGCCTCATGGAAGCTCCCGTACGACTTACCGCCCTCATCATTACCCTGAACGGCGAACGCCTGCTGGGAAAGTGTCTCGAATCCCTTTCCTTCTGCGACCGCGTGCTCATTGTGGATTCCTTCAGCTCCGACAAGACGGAAGACATCGCCCGCTCTCACGGGGCCATCTTCATCCAGAACAAGTGGCCGGGCAACGCCAAACAGATACGCTACGGCATCGACTGGCTCGCCGCCAACGCTCCCACCGAATGGGTGCTCATGCTCGACTGCGACGAAATCATCTCGCCGGAGCTGAAAAAAAGCATTCTTGCCGCGCTGGAGAATCCGGGCGACAAGAGCGCCTTTTCCATGCCCCGCCGCACCTGGTACTTCGACAGATTCCTGAAACACGGCGGCTGCTATCCCGACAGGCTGTTCCGCCTGTTCCGGCCGGACGCCATCCGCATTGAGAACAGCGGCGCGCATCAGAAGTTCGTGCCCGCCGGCCCCTGGGGCGATCTCGACGGCGACATGCTGCACTACACCTATTGCAGCTTCCAAAATCAGCTCGACAAGCTCAACGACTACGCCGAACGCGGCGCGCGCGATCTCGAAGCGCAGGGCCGCAAAGGCGGCGTGCTCGTCGGCCTCGGCCACGGCCTGTGGCGCTTTGTCGACATGTATCTGCGCAAGCTCGGCGTGCTCGACGGCCGGGCGGGCTTTCTCATGGCCGCGCACACGGCGTTCTACACGTTTCTCAAATATGTCCGCATCCACGAGGGAGGCTGGGGCGCGCCCTACGATCACGGCCTGCCCAAGGCGGACGATTCCCGACACCCTGATTCCACAAGAGGATGACAATGAGCGAACTCAAATACCGGCGCGTGCTGCTCAAGCTGAGCGGCGAAGCTCTGGCCGGTGAAAAAGGCAGCGGCATAGATCCCGACACCGTACACAGCATCTGCAAGGAGATCGCCGACGTCGCCAAGCTGGGCGTGCAGCTCGCGCTTGTCATCGGCGGCGGCAACATCTTCCGGGGACTGTCCACCTCGGCCAAGGGCATGGATCGCTCCAACGCCGACTACATCGGCATGCTGGCCACCGTCATGAACGCGGTGGCGGTGCAGGACGCCCTCGAAAAAATGGACTGCCCCACGCGCGTGCTTTCGGCCATCGACATCCGCGAGCTTTGCGAACCCTACATTCATCGTCGCGCCATTCGCCACATGGAAAAGGGCCGCATCATCATCTGCGCGGCGGGCACGGGCAATCCCTATTTCACCACCGACACGGCGGCGGCCCTGCGCGGCACGGAACTCAAGTGCGACGCCATCATCAAGGCCACCAAGGTGGACGGCGTGTACGACAAGGACCCCATGAAATACAGCGACGCGGTACGCTTCGATCAGCTCTCCTACGATGAGACGCTGCGCCGCCACCTCAAGGTCATGGACGCCACGGCCATTACGCTGGCGCAGGAAAACAGCGTGCCCGTCATTGTGTGCAGCATGTTCGGCGGGCACATCAAACGCGTTGTCTGCGGCGAAGCGGCAGGCACCATTGTAAAGGGAGAATAATATGGATATCGAGACCTTGCAGCTCGACGCCGAAGAACGCATGGAAAAGGCCCTCGTCGCGCTCGACCGCGACTTCGGCAAACTGCGCACCGGCCGTGCCACCACGAGCCTTGTGGACAACATCAAGGTTGACTACTACGGCACGCTCACGCCCATTCAGCAGCTCGCCTCGGTGGCCGTGCCCGACAGCCGCACCGTCACCATTCAGCCCTGGGACCGCAATGCCTTCTCCCCGGTGGAAAAGGCCATTCTGAAGTCCGACCTCGGCCTCACCCCCATGAACGACGGCCGCATCATCCGCATCACGGTGCCGCCGCTCACGGAAGAGCGTCGCCGCGAACTCACCAAGGTGAGCAAGAAGTACACCGAAGACGCCAAAGTGGCGCTGCGCAACATCCGCCGCGACGTCAACGACGCCCTCAAGAAGCTCGAAAAGGATAAGGAAATCTCCGCCGACGAGCTCAAGAAGGCCATGGACGACGTGCAGAAGCTCACCGACGCCTTCGTGAAGAAGGCCGACGCCAAGGCTCAGGCCAAGGAAAAGGAAATCATGGAAATCTGACCCGTCAAAGTCCGCCGACGCCTCGAAGACAGGGGGCGTCGCGCGGACTTCGTCGGGCGGAAATCCTGTGCGGAAGAGCCGGGCGGCATGGTCCGGCCCGGCTTTTCGACATCATGGATGGCGCATGGAAGATCAACTGCCGCAGCACATTGCGGTCATCATGGACGGAAACGGCCGCTGGGCGAAGGAACGCGGTCTGCCCCGCTCGCAGGGACACCTCGCCGGCGTGGACGCCGTGCGCACCCTCGTGCGCGAATGTCGGAACAGGGGCATAGGCTACGTGACCGTGTACGCCTTTTCCAAGGAAAACTGGCGGCGGCCCGAAAAGGAAGTCAGCTTTCTCTTCGAGCTGTTTCTGCGCTTCATACGCGAAGAGATGCCCGAACTCATGGCGCAGGACATCCGCCTCGACTTCATAGGCGACAAAAGGGATCTGCCCTTTGCCGTGCGTCAGGCTCTCGACTACGCGCTCAGAAAAACCGCGTCCAACCGAGGCATGGTGTTCACGCTGGCCATCAGCTATTCCGGCCGGGAAGAAATTCTTCAGGCCGCGCGCCGCGCCATCGCCGACGGGCTGCGCCCCGAAGAGCTCGACGAAGCAACGTTCCGCTCCTACCTCTACGCGCCGAACACGCCCGATCCGGATCTCGTCATACGCACCAGCGGGGAAGAGCGTCTCAGCAATTTCCTGCTCTTCCAGAGCGCCTATGCCGAATTCTACTTCAGCCCCGTGCTCTGGCCGGACTTCGGTCCGGAAGAACTCAACAAGGCCCTCGGCAGCTACGCCGGACGCACCCGCCGCTTCGGCAGAACCAGCGAGCAGCTCCACTCGGCTACAGAAGGAAAATGCTATGAATGACAAGTTTCGCGCCGCGGGACTCGGCCTGCGGCTCATCACCGCCGCCGTGCTCGCCGTCGTGCTCATTGCGGCATGGGTCATGGGCGGATGGTACGTTTCCGGCCTGGTCGCGCTGCTCTCCCTCGTGGGTCTGGGCGAATTTCTCTTCCTGTTCCAGCCCTCCGGCGGATGGGGCATGAAAATCCTCGGCCTCGCGCTCGGCCTCGTCTTTCTCGCCGCAAGCGCCTTCTCTCTGCCCTCCGAGCCCGCGCTCGCCGTGTGCGCCATGCTCGCCGCCATCTACGCCCTCGTCGCATGGAGCCGCGAAAAATCGCTGGATCCGCTGCGCCGCGCCGCCGTCATGATCTGCGGCGTGTTCTACATTCCTCTGCTGCTCGCCCCGGCCATGCACTTCACCCGCTGGGAACAGCTCTTCGTCGTGCTGCTGCCCGCCGCTTCCGACATGGCCGCCTACTTTGCCGGCGTGAGCTTCGGCAAACATCCCATCTGGCCCGGCGTCAGCCCCAAGAAGAGCATGGAAGGCTCCATTGCCGGACTTCTGGCCTCCATCGTCGTGGCCTGCGGCATGGGCCTCTCCCTCGGCAGCGCCCCCCTCTGGGCCTTTGCCGCCCTCGGCGCGGGCATGGGCGTCATGGCGCAGCTTGGCGACTTCTTTGAATCCGCCCTGAAGCGCGCCGTCAACGTCAAGGATTCCAGCCACCTGCTGCCCGGTCACGGCGGCGTGCTCGACAGGCTCGACAGCATTTCCTTCTGCGTGGGAACCTACGCCGCCGCCTCGGCCCTGTATCCGTTCTTCGCCCAGGCCGCCCAGTAGTCGGCAGACGACAACTCTTTCCGGCGTTTTCCGGCCCGTTCGGAAAACGCCTGCCCTTTTTTCGGCAGCGCCTTTGCGCCGACCTTTCCAACAAGCGCTCTTTCATGAAGTACATCAGCAAGATTCCCGGCGAACTCGACGCCCTGCCCTTTCCCCGCCGCGTGGCCCTCATGGGCTGCACCGGTTCCATAGGCACCAGCACCCTGCGCGTGCTGGACGCCTGGCGCGACTCCGGCCGTTTCGAGGTGCGCGCGCTTGCCGCAGGAAGAAACATCGCCCTGCTCGCGAAGCAGGCGGAAGCCTGGCGTCCCCCCTGCCTCGCCGTGCTGGAAAAGGACGGCCCCCACGGCGTGGACGCCCTCGCCGCCCTGCTTCCTTCCTCCTACCGGCCCGAAATAGTCTGGGGTCAGGAAGGCTACGCCGCCCTCGCCGCCCTCGACGACGTGGACATGGTGCTCTCCGCCCAGGTGGGCGCGGCAGGCCTGCGCGCCACCGTGGCCGCCGCCGCGGCAGGCAAGACCATCTGCCTCGCCAACAAGGAATCGCTGGTGCTCGCGGGCGATCTCATCCGCAACATCTGCCGCCGCACCGGCGCGGTCATCCTTCCCGTGGATTCCGAACACTTCGCCCTGTTCGAGGGCATGGTCGGCCGCGGCGAAAACGACATCGCCCGCCTTGTGCTCACGGCTTCGGGCGGCCCCTTCCGCACCAAAGACGCCGCATTTCTCAAAAACGTCCGCCCCGAAGACGCCCTCAAACATCCCAACTGGTCCATGGGCGCAAAAATCACCATTGATTCCGCCACCCTCATGAACAAGGGGCTGGAAATCATCGAGGCCTGCCACCTCTACCACATGCCCGCGCGCGACGTCGTGGTGGTGGTGCATCCGCAGTCCATCGTGCATTCGCTCGTGGAACTCGCCGACGGAGCCCTCATGGGACATTTCGCCGTGCCGGACATGCGCGTGCCTATTGCCGACTGCCTTTCCTGGCCTTATCTTCCTGACGGAAGAGTTACGGGCATCCGGCCTCTCGATCTCGCCAAAATCGGCACCCTCACCTTCGAGGAGCCGCGTCTCGATCTCTTCCCCTGCCTCGATCTGGCGCGCCGCGCCCTGGCCCAGGGCCACACCGTGGAGCTCAACGCCGCCAACGAAGTGGCCGTGGCGCGCTTCCTTGCCGGAGACATCGGCTTCACCGACATTCCGGCTCTGGTGCGCGACATGCTCGACGACGCCTCCGACAGGCAGAACTTCGACCTCGACGACGGCCCCCTTGCTCCGCAGGCGGCCCGCGCCGTGGAGGCCGTGGAACAAACCGACAACGCCACCCGCCGCAAGGCGGAAGCCTGGCGGCCCTGACCTCGAGCGTTCCCCCGCAGGCGAGGCGCATACCCGCCCTGCGGCCGCGCCGGAACATCGCCTGCGGCGCAAACAGCACTGCGCTCCCGCCGCAGTCCGTTCAACCTCAACGGAGCGGACACTCTCCGCCCCATCGGGAAACCATGCAGTCACTACTCCATTATCTTTCCTACTGGGATGCCGCCCTCGCCGTGG includes the following:
- a CDS encoding phosphatidate cytidylyltransferase — translated: MNDKFRAAGLGLRLITAAVLAVVLIAAWVMGGWYVSGLVALLSLVGLGEFLFLFQPSGGWGMKILGLALGLVFLAASAFSLPSEPALAVCAMLAAIYALVAWSREKSLDPLRRAAVMICGVFYIPLLLAPAMHFTRWEQLFVVLLPAASDMAAYFAGVSFGKHPIWPGVSPKKSMEGSIAGLLASIVVACGMGLSLGSAPLWAFAALGAGMGVMAQLGDFFESALKRAVNVKDSSHLLPGHGGVLDRLDSISFCVGTYAAASALYPFFAQAAQ
- the dxr gene encoding 1-deoxy-D-xylulose-5-phosphate reductoisomerase, coding for MKYISKIPGELDALPFPRRVALMGCTGSIGTSTLRVLDAWRDSGRFEVRALAAGRNIALLAKQAEAWRPPCLAVLEKDGPHGVDALAALLPSSYRPEIVWGQEGYAALAALDDVDMVLSAQVGAAGLRATVAAAAAGKTICLANKESLVLAGDLIRNICRRTGAVILPVDSEHFALFEGMVGRGENDIARLVLTASGGPFRTKDAAFLKNVRPEDALKHPNWSMGAKITIDSATLMNKGLEIIEACHLYHMPARDVVVVVHPQSIVHSLVELADGALMGHFAVPDMRVPIADCLSWPYLPDGRVTGIRPLDLAKIGTLTFEEPRLDLFPCLDLARRALAQGHTVELNAANEVAVARFLAGDIGFTDIPALVRDMLDDASDRQNFDLDDGPLAPQAARAVEAVEQTDNATRRKAEAWRP